One genomic region from Bacillus spongiae encodes:
- a CDS encoding PadR family transcriptional regulator, protein MNRTSLIKGHLEMCVLSILSKEKSYGYEIMKELEKHNLKLKGVGSIYPILTKLKDQEWVNTYREMTDNGKVRVYYEINEKGATHLKEEVNEWLALQKDIKSLLQGNSKGERSNEQ, encoded by the coding sequence ATGAACAGAACAAGTTTAATAAAAGGGCATTTAGAAATGTGTGTATTGTCGATATTGTCAAAGGAAAAAAGCTATGGGTATGAAATCATGAAGGAGCTGGAGAAACATAATTTAAAACTGAAAGGAGTAGGGAGTATTTACCCCATTTTGACAAAGCTGAAGGATCAGGAATGGGTAAATACATACCGTGAGATGACAGATAACGGAAAAGTAAGAGTGTATTATGAAATTAATGAGAAGGGAGCTACACATTTAAAGGAAGAGGTTAACGAATGGTTAGCGTTACAAAAGGATATCAAATCATTATTACAAGGTAATTCGAAAGGAGAACGATCCAATGAACAATGA
- a CDS encoding ABC transporter ATP-binding protein produces the protein MMELIVAEQLAKRYGEHEVVSGISLMIREGEVLGVIGPNGAGKSTMLEMIVGLRKPDVGSIRYWTESFHSSIGVQLQSTPFFPGLTAFENLQLFSSFYKKPQSIQEYEDLLQSCRLLNVRNTEASSLSGGQQKRLSIAAALTHDPTIIFLDEPTAALDPTSRKEIHDIIRNLHEKKKTIVFTSHDMDEVEKLATRIVIIQKGVILAEGAPKELYKRFNVDHLEKLYLKLMEEEKR, from the coding sequence ATGATGGAATTAATTGTAGCCGAACAATTGGCAAAACGCTACGGAGAGCATGAGGTAGTAAGTGGCATTAGCCTGATGATTCGTGAAGGTGAAGTACTCGGAGTCATCGGCCCGAATGGTGCGGGCAAATCTACTATGTTAGAAATGATTGTAGGTCTCAGAAAACCCGATGTAGGATCAATCCGTTATTGGACAGAGTCATTTCATTCTTCTATAGGAGTTCAGCTCCAATCTACTCCGTTCTTTCCTGGATTAACAGCATTTGAAAACTTACAGCTTTTCTCGTCTTTTTATAAAAAACCTCAATCTATTCAAGAATATGAAGATTTACTACAATCTTGCCGACTTTTAAATGTCAGAAATACAGAAGCCTCCTCCCTTTCTGGTGGTCAACAAAAAAGACTTTCCATTGCCGCAGCCCTTACCCATGACCCTACCATTATTTTTCTTGACGAACCGACAGCTGCATTGGATCCAACATCTCGTAAAGAAATTCATGATATTATTCGCAACCTCCATGAAAAAAAGAAAACAATCGTGTTTACTTCTCATGATATGGATGAAGTTGAGAAGCTCGCAACAAGAATTGTCATAATTCAAAAGGGAGTGATTTTGGCTGAAGGTGCACCGAAAGAGCTTTATAAACGATTTAATGTAGACCACCTAGAAAAATTATATTTAAAGCTAATGGAGGAGGAAAAAAGATGA
- a CDS encoding restriction endonuclease, which yields MLIIEVFIALILTAAFVHFTLTKRKNDYKTSLLSDHIVKSEDLKRTLAMGLYYRFKKETSEMPTTYSSIYNKQDPLMFESFVADVIENAKGGSTWVSPASGDSGVDFEHTMKDGLYLGQIKCYKEDLSFAPIAILHSNMVKKGAVGGYVITTSAFTKAAREYAEGLNIELIDGIKLVELWFDGVDDVEREIKNFSPEYV from the coding sequence ATGCTAATAATTGAAGTATTCATTGCGCTTATTTTAACTGCTGCATTTGTTCACTTTACACTAACCAAAAGAAAAAATGACTATAAAACCTCATTGTTATCAGATCATATTGTCAAAAGTGAAGACTTAAAGAGAACATTAGCAATGGGTTTATATTATCGTTTTAAGAAAGAAACCTCAGAAATGCCAACTACATATTCGTCAATCTACAATAAACAGGACCCACTAATGTTTGAATCTTTTGTAGCGGATGTAATTGAAAATGCTAAGGGTGGATCAACTTGGGTTTCTCCAGCTTCAGGAGATTCCGGAGTTGATTTTGAACACACTATGAAAGATGGGCTTTATTTGGGGCAAATTAAATGTTACAAAGAGGATTTATCATTCGCCCCAATTGCTATTCTACATTCAAATATGGTTAAGAAAGGTGCAGTTGGAGGATATGTTATTACTACTAGCGCGTTTACAAAAGCAGCAAGAGAGTACGCAGAAGGATTAAATATAGAATTAATAGATGGCATTAAACTAGTGGAACTTTGGTTTGATGGGGTAGATGACGTAGAAAGAGAAATTAAAAACTTTTCGCCTGAGTATGTATAA
- a CDS encoding serine hydrolase domain-containing protein, with amino-acid sequence MRKIYRITAILLSSLFTFLLTCMPPSIIFAQQDLKSSIDSYVKTFLEEQKIPGASIALVHENEIFYVNEWGVTGETKTAVTTQTPFIIGSISKSFTGLAIMKLIEENLINLEDPIKNYMPWFTLKDRQPSSKITIKQLLTHTSGISTYTGLSIADKGTIHVGALKNEVKKFSKIGLSSQPGEKYQYSSANYLLLGALIEEVTNRPFSEYMEEHIFLPLKMKNASANEYSAIEKGYEGGFQSWFGYPFESTVAYDNMGASYGYMTASADDLIHYIQFISKQTTQDLLTDTSLDSYLSPLHNTRKDQSYGFGLRISDQGTDNEMIWHSGSTPDFHAEVFYMPETTWGGVILTNKNHILEEGSLPALKKGIISLVNGESPEPIPQYIPIIPFILLGMGLACIILSISVILKLKTGKLQYRLFWYISGITLILLSISAIPLFSFVAGVPWQSITVFAPDIAFLTKVLVLLIALNGLLFISVPVKQKIKFISIERRVKIEKAV; translated from the coding sequence TTGAGGAAAATTTATCGAATAACAGCTATTCTTTTAAGTAGCCTATTTACATTTTTATTAACATGTATGCCACCATCCATAATCTTCGCACAACAAGACCTCAAGAGTTCGATTGACAGCTATGTAAAAACGTTTCTAGAAGAGCAAAAGATCCCGGGTGCTTCGATTGCACTAGTTCACGAGAATGAAATATTTTATGTAAATGAATGGGGAGTAACGGGAGAAACAAAAACAGCTGTAACGACGCAAACGCCATTTATTATCGGGTCAATCAGTAAATCCTTTACAGGCTTAGCCATAATGAAATTAATAGAAGAAAATCTCATTAATTTAGAGGATCCTATAAAAAACTACATGCCTTGGTTTACCTTAAAAGATCGACAGCCTTCATCCAAAATCACGATTAAACAATTACTTACACATACAAGTGGAATTAGTACTTACACAGGATTATCTATAGCGGATAAAGGAACAATCCATGTTGGTGCGCTAAAAAATGAAGTGAAAAAGTTCTCAAAAATCGGACTCTCTTCTCAACCAGGTGAAAAGTATCAATATAGTAGCGCAAATTACTTACTATTAGGGGCACTGATAGAAGAAGTAACAAATAGGCCATTTTCTGAGTACATGGAAGAACATATATTTCTACCATTAAAGATGAAAAATGCATCAGCTAACGAGTACTCAGCAATTGAGAAAGGATACGAAGGCGGGTTTCAGTCCTGGTTTGGGTATCCATTTGAAAGTACTGTAGCCTATGACAATATGGGGGCCTCATATGGTTATATGACCGCAAGTGCAGACGACCTTATTCATTATATACAATTCATTAGCAAACAAACCACTCAAGACCTATTAACGGATACTTCTTTAGATTCATATTTATCGCCCCTTCATAATACAAGGAAGGATCAGTCTTATGGGTTCGGGTTAAGAATATCGGATCAAGGTACTGATAATGAGATGATTTGGCATTCAGGTTCAACCCCTGATTTTCACGCAGAAGTGTTTTATATGCCAGAAACGACATGGGGAGGCGTTATATTAACCAATAAAAATCATATATTGGAGGAAGGTTCACTCCCTGCTTTGAAGAAAGGAATCATCTCTCTAGTTAATGGTGAAAGTCCCGAGCCTATTCCTCAATACATTCCTATTATACCGTTCATTTTATTAGGAATGGGATTGGCCTGTATCATATTGAGTATTTCCGTTATTTTGAAGCTGAAAACTGGAAAGTTGCAATACAGACTGTTTTGGTACATCTCAGGAATCACCCTTATTCTCCTATCGATTTCAGCTATCCCGCTATTTAGCTTTGTTGCAGGAGTTCCATGGCAATCAATTACCGTATTTGCACCAGACATTGCATTCTTAACAAAAGTACTTGTTCTTTTAATAGCATTGAATGGATTATTATTCATATCTGTTCCAGTTAAGCAGAAAATCAAGTTTATTTCGATAGAGAGGAGAGTAAAAATAGAAAAAGCGGTTTAA
- a CDS encoding GNAT family N-acetyltransferase — protein sequence MEFPVLQTERLKLVQLSEKHIQAYYEIMSNDEVTKYYGMDSLQTIEDAEKIVNSMHSVFEMRRGIRWGIILKDTKEFIGTLGLNNLQVGSKKAEIGYELHPSHWKKGITSEAVKEVLRYSFEELDLFRIGAVTYPQNTSSTQLLSRLGFTKEGLLRGYLYQNNSSHDAYIFSLLQTEWKN from the coding sequence ATGGAATTTCCAGTATTACAAACAGAGAGACTCAAATTAGTTCAATTAAGTGAAAAGCATATACAAGCTTATTATGAAATTATGTCAAATGACGAAGTGACAAAATACTATGGAATGGATAGCTTACAAACTATTGAGGATGCAGAAAAAATCGTGAATTCGATGCATTCAGTATTTGAGATGCGTCGAGGCATAAGGTGGGGGATTATCTTAAAGGATACAAAAGAATTTATAGGTACATTAGGGCTAAACAATCTTCAGGTAGGGAGTAAAAAAGCAGAAATCGGTTATGAATTACATCCATCTCATTGGAAGAAAGGAATTACTTCTGAGGCTGTGAAAGAGGTCTTGCGATATTCATTTGAAGAATTAGATTTATTTAGAATCGGTGCCGTAACGTATCCTCAAAACACTAGCTCTACCCAATTATTAAGTCGACTAGGCTTTACGAAAGAAGGCTTACTTAGAGGATATCTCTATCAAAATAATTCGTCACATGATGCATACATATTTTCATTGTTACAGACAGAATGGAAAAATTGA